The Snodgrassella alvi wkB2 genome window below encodes:
- a CDS encoding sulfite exporter TauE/SafE family protein, whose translation MELLAYLIIGAVAGFAAGLFGVGGGLIVVPILYIVFMHAGYGETVTMHLALGTSLATIMVTSVSSMLAHNKNHAVLWPVVGRLTPGLVFGSFAGAAIADALSGQKLQLVIGIFTLFVGINMLHSARVKSSRQNRPLINPRWHWCAGVVIGLASALFGIGGGSLTVPYLNRSGITMQQAVGSSAACGLPIAIAGALGFIFFGTHEHIDIAHTIGYVHIYAFIGISIMSFITARQGAKVAHRLSPTMLKQCFACLLLFMSIYFLSKALFL comes from the coding sequence ATGGAACTGCTTGCTTATTTAATAATCGGTGCGGTAGCCGGCTTTGCTGCTGGTCTGTTCGGAGTAGGTGGCGGTTTAATCGTTGTTCCTATACTCTATATAGTCTTTATGCATGCGGGCTATGGTGAGACTGTCACCATGCATCTTGCGCTTGGCACATCCCTGGCCACTATTATGGTTACGTCAGTCAGTTCCATGCTGGCTCATAATAAAAATCATGCAGTGCTCTGGCCGGTGGTAGGACGGTTAACTCCTGGACTTGTATTTGGCTCATTCGCAGGTGCGGCTATTGCCGATGCTTTATCCGGTCAGAAATTGCAACTGGTTATCGGTATTTTTACTTTGTTTGTTGGCATCAATATGCTTCACAGTGCCAGGGTAAAATCCAGCAGACAGAACAGGCCGTTAATTAATCCACGCTGGCACTGGTGTGCAGGTGTTGTTATTGGCCTGGCATCTGCTTTATTTGGTATCGGAGGCGGAAGTTTAACAGTGCCTTATCTGAATCGAAGCGGAATAACAATGCAGCAGGCAGTAGGATCCTCCGCTGCATGTGGTTTGCCGATTGCGATTGCCGGAGCTTTAGGCTTTATATTCTTTGGAACGCATGAACACATTGATATAGCTCATACCATTGGTTATGTTCATATTTACGCATTTATTGGTATAAGTATTATGAGCTTTATCACTGCCAGACAGGGTGCTAAAGTAGCTCATCGGCTTTCACCGACAATGCTGAAGCAATGTTTTGCCTGTTTACTATTATTCATGAGTATATATTTTTTAAGCAAAGCACTATTCTTATAA